TACtttgtttatctttaaaagcaaactctttcctaagagataaatctatcccataaaagacataaaaacatatcttaaattctttaataagaattaaataataaaacaactcttatccataCCTAGCACTtcccttgggacgataacctaatatactacctctgatcgggttttgttgctcgttagagtgtaaaaagtgtaataataaaggttatataaatttaaaagtttgaaagtcAAATTAAGCAatacacacttttgcacatcaactttttggcgccgctgccggggaagtgtaGCGCGGTAAATATGGAAGTtcgatatactttggttattgatatttcttgaaaatgggtgatgactgtcttcctttaggggagggttgctggggttccgatttaaaggctcctacccaaacctagacgctgacgggtcacttaagtattgaaagattcaataggccatgtatgtttgattattcgttgttatgcgataaaagttgttatttaatttttacattattaattatgttattgatatttattatatttatttatttaaaatttaataatatatttagatatttcttaaatattaatataaacataaaacttaaatatatatatcctttaaggcttaaaagattttctcctaaaatatttcttttcatgattttagatcacatgattactcggtccaagaaaccagtcttacaaagaacgttgtcaaatcctgatatattatttaaactttctaaggattcaaaaattgttaagaaattagatttccaaaagggaactacttctaatgatgattcattatctagccCCCCCGTCTAGTCCTAATTCTAATTTGAGATCTATTTTTGGTTCAGAAATTAAAatgactgattcaatggaagcgttaatgaaagctggtcgggaaggattaggtcatgctattactcagcccgaataaaagaaaattttgatattaagggtcctatttttcatttacttaaagataatcaatttaggagtacggagaaggaagatgctaatgcccacattcggaattttaaagatatttgtaatctgtttaacattaataatgtggaaagtaatattgtttatcttcgtctcttcccatagtcactaaaagatgaagctagggaatggttgaactcgttacctgaaggagatattactagttgggatatgATGGTTGAAAAGTTTCTCACTCAATTCTTTCCTGCgtctaaaactgtcacccttcaaactgaaattgctaattttcgtcagaaaactaatgagtctctttattctgcttgggttagatttggtcaaatgcttagaggttgtccacaacatAGTTTGGAtaaatttaaaaaggtaactactttctataagggttgtgattTTGCtatgagaagagagattgatacatctgctggagggAACATTATGAGTAAAACTGCCAAAGAAGCTGAAACCTTGATTAATAAGTTGGTTGCGCATTCCCATGATtggcaccaagacttagatatttctcgttcggTGAAATCTGTTAGTtttgattctgaagatatggttaaggctatgaatgtgcaattgggtaatttaggaaggcaaattgaaaagcttactaaggagatgcatatgattaaggtaggttgtgaaaaatgccaaggtcctcatgctactaaggattgtgttgctagtcttactatggagcaagttGAGAATGTTTCGTATGTGAATCAATTCCAAGGAAACTCAaactaccgtaataattataatgcaccttatcctactaataataaaaacccacctggtatctttcctgttagagcacctttcattccaaattcttctaatgataggaagtctaatcttgaagaaagcatcctcactttcatcaaaaatcaaaatgaagctaatgaaaaCATAAAAGCTCAATTttcccaagtacaaaataatcatcaagcgtccattcaaaacttagagcgtaatgttactaagttattcaaacttgtcgagggtaaaATTCCTgttgaatctgaagtttctaaggaagttcgttttgaaaaggtgAATGTTATTAGAGAAGTGGATAGGGTTGATGTTCATAGACTTGGTTTGAGGTACTTATGGGAGTTTGAAATGGGAGAAGAAAAGTATGATCAAGAAATAAAGAAGTTGACTGCTACTGAAGaagataagtcaaaagatgctaaggttcgaggtcttgatcgtgatgaggtaattttcatacatgagttgtttgatgagaaGGAAGAAGAAGTTAATGAAGAGGTGGATGAAAATAATGAAGTTAATAGTGAAAAATCTGAAAAATCGGAATGTGAAGATAAAGATGATTGGTTAGTTGATACTATGAAACAATTGGAAGAAAGGAGAAAAGAAGGTTTCCGCCCTCTTTATTTCTTCACGATTGATCCGGTAGATCCATATACGTCACCTGAAGTTCCTGTTGCTATGTGCACTGATCCGGGAGAATTTCAAATCCCTTGTTTAATTCGTGGTCCAATTCCAGTTATgggattagctgatactggttctagcattaatgttatgccgTTTTTCGCTTATAATCGTTTAGGATTGCCATCGTTGGAACCAATAAGAGAAAATGTGCGTTTTGCTGATAGTCGTTTACATGAACCGTTGGGGATTGTTAGGCAAGTTGAAGTCATTGTTGGTTATACTTTCTATAAAATTGATTTTGTTGTTATGGACATGAAAGAAGGTCcaataatgtaacgaccctggattttccaacgtttatttattaataattattattattaatacttgtgatttaacgaatgtatgttattacatttacttgttaccatgattgatcatacttgactttaaatgcccgaaatgtctttgtgacacacgtacattatacgaataatattttcagatattatttacattcatggttaagttttattaatcgttttaattaactaaagttactagttaattacttgggcttttgttggattatttgctaactacttgaacttgggcttttgctaatgttagtggacttagaagcccaacCTACATCtacatggactagttagcccattttaTTTATGTAAGTATACATTTAGAtggaactagatagattatgtagcatggaatctagttacttgccaATTACACCATGTTCTCATGCACACACCTTGTAACCACCTTTTAAGTTAATTACATGAAAGAACTAATAGACTTTTCCCTCCCTCTTGATTCCATTTTGGCCGTCGGCCTAGTTAGTGTGCAAGGAtggtttttgtttcaaatttttgaTTACATATTCATTTGCATCCTTATTTTTCACACACACAATTCACTtgcacttttctctcatttttcctctcaacttttctctctaaGTGTGAGTTTCTTTCAAGACTTCTTCTTCCTTTTCTCTTGTCCAAAAACcgattacatacatatacatcatcatcattctttgcttgttaatacttgttcttgtttgttacttaattatttatagttgttagttgttgttatttacttacatgttatcaaggatcaaacttactagtttgttcttcttttatcttgtatttacaagaacactcaagaacataaacttactagtttatgttctacctttaaagttttaaagattgtaagttcatggttataaaaatcatacttgtgaatcatgtttgtaaacttaaaagtttactttcttaaagatcaagacttaggcttgaatctttaaagtatgaaacccatgaacttattacttgtttacttagtttatttctttatattatgtactttaatttcatgtttgttggtttaaatggtcaagtattacaagttagtcttgatctcatactttcttgaactaaaattaactttaaaagttcaagaacatgtaattaagctttctttaattataacttggtacacttatgttagatctagacttttgggtctaggatcttcaagatctaactaagaactatgttctacaacttaagatcttgattttataagtttattttcaagttgtaacttaatattagttttaaagttcatgtatgtgttagatctaagaccttgatgtaactttggttcatcaaacttcatacaactcttaagtgagttgttctacatgtcttagacctacacatgtgtcataatagtcaaaacttggttaatattacttttatatttcatgtatgtgttaaatctaaaactttgatgtaactttggttcatcaaaacacttacaacacttaaatgagttgtgctacatgtcttggacttacacaagtgttatgatggtgaaaacttggttaagatgatgcaaacacatcaacgagttgtacacttgaagctatatgcatcaaggatgagaaccgtgataagcatcgagtaccaagaaccaccggaacctactgttttactgtttatgGGTCTGACCCGTACAACCTCGGCTACTGTAaacatgattttcagatatctctgttcgagtagataaattttcatttaggactcgtcttaatccgagttacggtttaggatttatggccctccgatcgtcactatgtcttttaacgttgtgctgaaaattctgacctactcgcacttagaccgtcgccacggtcaaacaaagacgattttgcttctgggatttttaccacaactaaaggactcatatatggagccatgaccactggtctcaccttatttccgtAGGTATaggggccgtggtgactgaccgaactcagcctttgttttaaactcttttcatgaacgaaacttactttacaccttttgtttgatgatgaatgatgatgacccttaagaccttatttacatacatttaaacctattgggatgatttactgacttagtactatttgacttaggttgaggactttccggacctacacacttgcttatttcccgagtcatactttaccgctactttatcattgtgagttatagcatccctttttactttaactattttgggaactgagaatacatgcgcattttacgttttacatactaagcacgagtacttaaactttatatatgtgtgggttatacaatggcataaacattccctttagctaggtaacgtttagtcattggtttttgaaccggtgaacgcgaatcttagatatggatccatagggtttgacatccccactcgggctagtcgcgctagcatttaacgagtatttaatacttcgtaatcatacgcacttgccaagtgtactttcaggggatataaacgttaagttagttaccaagtgcccacggttaagcatatactttaacatactgttttgaaacgctctttgtagcaccgaaatctcgtggcctaccttacatactgttatacttaaactatagctcaccaacctttgtgttgacgtttttaagcatgtttttctcaggtgcttaaggtagcttccgctgtgtactagtcttgctgtagacacccgctactCTAgatttatcaccgcatgaactgtttatcttgcattcataactttaatacttttgaactacgatttgtaacgacctaagggtcacgcactattatatttgcttctgttcattgaagcatactttggttgtaaaacatttggcgttggttatgacgtcagcttttatcatgaatgcaaacttgttttgaaaacgcatatagtatttgaccttgtaatgatcctgttgttgatgattcgtacacgatggttttgtacgggacatCACAAATAACTCCTTTAATTCTAGGATCTCCGTTTCTAACTACCGCTCGTGCTACCATTAACTATGCTGATAATTCGTTAACTATTCATTATGGTGCAATATTTTAATCTATTCTGTTAGTTCCAAGATCCAAAGTTCCTCACtctaatgtgaaaatggttaaagttgataaaagatgatgatgacttTATCGTGGATAGAATTGTAACTGAATTTATAAAAGAGCAATATAAGCTTAGCACCGAAGTGAGAAAACATACCCATGAGTTGAGTGTTTCATTTGAAATGTCTTTTCGTAGGGGTCTTGACAtcacattgaatttcttgcaacaaattaaagcgttaaatgagtatgaaaagagtaagtgtgaagagaataagcctaaggagtaattTCGTAAGAAGAAAAGAGACACACaaacgactctataatcaaaactacctatccctttatatatgtttattaggactatATTATATCTAAATGTTTCTttgttttattatttaaatatgattgtaagagcaatatagctcctaagtgtttaaaTGATTAATTGAGgaaaagttattaataaaatattatgtttgtaTTATGCtttttgttatttaatattttgtcAAGTTACTTATTCAATTCAAAGGAAGTTCGCAAAAGTGCTCACAAATCGTTCTATGATCCTACAAATTGAGTAACATCACTCTTTTCCTTATTTTTAATTATAtcctttgtttatttatttatttcattctttattataattgcaatgaggacattgcataatctaagtgtggggagggaagtgattaatcacttaaaagattATAAAAGATACTATCAAATTTTCCTGAAAAGGTTGAAAAATGGGTACAATTTTAAATTTTTCGAaaatataaattcttagtcaaacttatgtctttttaatAACTTAatcttaaagataataataaaactacTCTCAATTTCtagatcggattacttgtttaagataagaagttaaaagccaaaaattgtgaaacgagtgcaaacttgtagccactaccatatggcataataagcatggaccactgaggcagcaaaagagtcccaaataAGGGTCAATTTATATTTATTTGCCAAATGTAAAGCTAAAAGCTAAACATGAAAGCAaaaagaaatgaaaaggaaaaagagcccaatgaaggccaacaaaagaaaagagttccaatgagaaccatacacttcttaaagttaaaaaataaaagagtccaatgatgaccaaactgtataaatttgacttaataaccATTAGGACTACTTATAATCCTtgatctggttcagactagttcttgcgAATAACAAATACTAACTTCGAATTAAGACAtacttttgactttgcaattttacttataatacccatgatataatttataaggtttacttgaggacaagtaaagattTAAGTGTggagaatttgataactcctaaattatacagttttttaataacattttgaggagttatcttagtatttttgagtcattttgatgccaaaacacactaaaatgggtaaaaatgggaaaaagatatttctaatgattatgtcaaagttatgtattaaacatgatcaaaaatgaagaaaattgcaaagtggctagatgaagccgccggctttggaGCTGAAAGTACAGAATATTCCAGAATCGATGTAAaagtgaaagaacttgttgatcaagaaaaaggaaaggaagccgccggcttctcaatgaagccgccggcctggttgacacggtttctcaaacttatcgaccaagttcaagtaaaaatggaaacaaaatcaagataaaatcagaaagatccggCTAATCAAGTGAAGCCGCCGGTATGACGGTTACAAGATTTAGCTTGCGGATAAAgtttaacttgcacgaggagtcaccgactcaaggcaagccgccggcttcccactgaagttGCCGGCTTGGTCACTGCCCCAGAATTCTATAAAttaaggcctctggtctcagttttcgtAAGTTCAGAAGTAGATAGTTTTTCCAGATTTTGTTAGGTCATTTTCtaagggttttctctaaacccttaggttagatttacttttgtaatcaagattcaagatttaattcaagtctttttacatctaccttcttttcaaggtatgattctatccttattttattattttatctattttatttactgtattcgtttctgttcgtcttttactatgaactaaacgttcatagtgattacgtggacAAAAACTAAACTTCATCTGGGATTCAGATGAACCCGCCGGCTTCACtctcaagccgccggcttggagtgaaggaagcagccggcttcgtgctttattctgtgcaatttctggttcttttccagatctgtatggttgagtttctgtaatgatatttgaattgtttTGAGTCTGTTTTGTTTGACTATACTTGttttccatgcttaatgattaaataacatgattttagggttgattagtccttgatccgataatctattattcgattcatgctacttgtttagatctagtccaccaaacttgttaaattgaattgcatgcaactaggttaaagaacttaatagtgataaacttatttgatttaagttacgcttatataatagaagttgatattgttaggcttaatcgaagaaccttcgtttagatttgtttaattaatgattgtatgaaaacttagaagtaattgactttcagctagtaacttgagttgatcaacttggtgtttaatagcttatataatttatcagtctatttgcatattgatcctcatcacaagattggtatgtatcatgtaattgaattgaatatgaagaattaagatgttatttatgcacatcacatatctagcatatgctttaagtcctacttattgattgatatgcaacacttagtttaacatattaagggataataattggtatatgattgttattctactttgtgttaatataagtcatgaaacttatctaatatgattcccgtatgaattaattgtccatgtaatcacttgtatctttacttgtattgtattttattttgaatctttaattccttattttactttgtttatctttaaaagcaaactctttcctaagagataaatctatcccataaaagacataaaaatatatctttaattctttaataagaattaaataataaaacaactcttatccataCCTAGCACTTCCCTTggaatgataacctaaaatactacctctgatcgggttttgttgctcgttagagtgtaaaaagtgtaataataaaggttatataaatttaaaagtttgaaaggcaaattaagtactacacacttttgcacatcaattGCTTAACATGATTGGCTCCTCTTATAAGCGTCGAGACTTACTTAGAAAAAAAACAAACAACATATATAGTGGAGGCATTGGCTACAGGTATTTTTTGACATTATTCAGTTTGTTATATCTTATCTTATAGTTAACTTTCTTGTAACTTAATATAATAACTTTAATGGAAATAATTTTTAATTGTGAATTGTTAATCTGATGGTACATATATATAGCTTTCTTGTAACTTAATTATAGAATAACTTGTTATATCATTGaactgatgatacatatatatttacaacagtGAGCATGAGTTCTTATATTGACACAAAAGACTTTTTACCATTATAGGTGAAGTTGAAAGTGGTACGGGTTAGAATCAAGAAGTTGGAATTAAACGACCGTGTGATACTCGTTGGGGTTCTCACTATGGTTCACTTTTAAACATTTTGACTCTATATTCTTCAATTTGTGAAGTACTTGAAGACATCGGTGAAGATGGTAATTGTCAAGATCAAAGAGAAAAAGCATGTCGTCTTTTGAGATCATTACTAAAGTTCGATTTTGTTTTTTGTCTACACTTAATGGTTGATGTCTTAGAGATCACAAATGATTTGAACACAACACTTTAAAGAAAAGACCAAGATATTGTAAACGCAATGCATCAAGTGAGGGGTTGTGAGACAAGACTTCAATCTATGAGAGACATAGGATGGGAAGCACTTTTAGAGAAGGTTAGTTCATTTTGCGAAAAAAATGATATCGATATTTTGAATATGGATGACCCATATTATGATTGCATAAGTCGTCGTAGAGGTTCACATGTTAGTTCATTACACCACTACAAAGTGGATGTATTTTATTCGGTCATTGATATGCAACTTCGAGAGCTTAACAATCGTTTCAATGAGGTGAACACTCCGTTACTTATTTCTATGGCTTCTTTAAACCCAAGTAAGTCTTTTAAAGCATTTCAAGTGGAAGAGCTTATGAAAATGGCAGAATTCTATCCTTTTGAGTTTCCAAATCATGAGCTTGGAGTTCTTAGAGGACAACTCAATAATTACATTCATGATGTACGTGGTGATGAAAGGTTTAGTCATTTGAAAGGAATTGGAAACCTTGCAAAGATGATGGTTGAAACAAACAAGAGTATAATATATCCGAAGGTCTATCTTCTTTTGAAACTTGCATTAATCTTTCCCGTTGCAACATCGACAGTGGATCGTGCCTTTTCAGCAATGAAGTTGATAAAGAACGACTTGCGAAACAAAATGGGAGATCAATTTATGAATGATTGTCTACTTTCATATATTGAGAAAGATTTGTTAGATTGTATAAGTACTGAAGCAATTATGGATGAATTTTATCGAATGAAACCACGTAGACAAAAGTAAAAAGTTGAAGTTAGTCTTTTGTAGATTGAAATATATGATAATTTTGTACAAACTTTGATTTCAAATAATATTACATAACTTTTGTTTTATGTTTGTCTTTTGTCGATAAAACCCGACCCGACCCGAACACAGTTAATTTTCGTTCAAGTAAGTTCTCGAATAAATTTTTTAGGGACCCCATTGGATTCGAATCCTAGATTCGCCACTGTTTATGACCAAAACAATGATCAAGTTATACAAATTATATCAATTACCATAAAACTGTGCAGAGATATTGTGTAGATTTCGAAAATGGTCTAGTTTATAATGGTCAAGTTATAAAAGTTATAATGCTAGTACCAAATCTACAAATCTGGTGCAGTTTTTACCCAAATGCACATCTGGTAGAGTTTTTGACCCAAATGCCACAGATTCCACTTCAAAACACGTTGTTGGGTTTCAGAAAGAGATACATAGTAATGGGCTTTATATACAATGGGGTCATATATATAAATTCAAATATTGTACACTAGATGGACTACAAGACTTCTGGGCTAGTGGGCTACTGAGTAGTGTCATTTGCACCCACTAGCTTTAACGTGGCTACGCCCTTGATATAAGGTGATGATCGAGATCCAACGATTccatacacttttaaaattaatgattTGTTAGAATTTCCatacacctttttttttttttttaacggcaagcttgcatcagtccggaccgaagcctagtcatcatttgcagatacacacgcgttcgggcaggaaacccgaaccatattacagggatccgaaccttaaaccatcccgaggggcaggcgggtcggatctgggtcctgaataggtcggtaaaaccttccctgggGCGACCCGGCTTATGGTAAGTAAGCCTACCACGGGTATTTTTAAAGAGTGGGATTCGAACTTGAATCCACTACTACCCCTTGCCCTGGCCCCACCGAAGTGAAACCAAGGATACCACTCAGCCACCGCTGGAATGGTATTTCCATACACTTTTTGAatgggagatgattctcacacaccactttttgatacatgtacacctaattacttattttacccttaattatacttataataataatataagttcaactcttTAGATTAATTAAGGGGCATAACCGTAAATTTATAAGACAAAAGTATACAtgaatcaaaaagtggtgtgtgagaatcacaTTTCTTTTAAAATTATTGATTCGTTAGAACTTAGaagtataattaattaatttattagaaAAGAAAATTACCAAGTActgctaatttttttt
The window above is part of the Rutidosis leptorrhynchoides isolate AG116_Rl617_1_P2 chromosome 1, CSIRO_AGI_Rlap_v1, whole genome shotgun sequence genome. Proteins encoded here:
- the LOC139854652 gene encoding uncharacterized protein, with translation MHQVRGCETRLQSMRDIGWEALLEKVSSFCEKNDIDILNMDDPYYDCISRRRGSHVSSLHHYKVDVFYSVIDMQLRELNNRFNEVNTPLLISMASLNPSKSFKAFQVEELMKMAEFYPFEFPNHELGVLRGQLNNYIHDVRGDERFSHLKGIGNLAKMMVETNKSIIYPKVYLLLKLALIFPVATSTVDRAFSAMKLIKNDLRNKMGDQFMNDCLLSYIEKDLLDCISTEAIMDEFYRMKPRRQK